From a region of the Candidatus Limnocylindrales bacterium genome:
- a CDS encoding ABC transporter permease, translating into MAGIALLRQIAQITLVNLWTIPQRLGSSLVIVVGIAGVVGVLVSVLAMSRGFQHTLASTGRSDRVIMLRAGSDAEMSSDITREQAVLLSAMPGIRQTASGRPLSSAELVLMVDLPRKGQSDPNNVPVRGVEGTAFEIRSEIEIVEGRRFEPGRREVIAGQKAAGEFAGLEVGSRLKLRDSEWTVTGIFRTGGDVHETEIWADAATAMSNFRRQSYQSLTARLESESAFDDLVRAIGADPRFSIKVLREPQYYAKQSELLSSLIDVLGYIVSSFMAVGATFGALNCMYSAVASRQVEIATLRAIGFGSTPVVVSIMIEALLLAMLGGVIGAAAAWVYCNGASLSTLNFNTFSQVAFDFRVSPGLIAEGLAWALAIGLVGGLFPAIRAARAPVVQALRAS; encoded by the coding sequence ATGGCGGGCATCGCACTTTTGCGGCAGATCGCGCAGATCACGCTCGTCAACCTGTGGACGATCCCGCAGCGGCTCGGAAGCTCGCTCGTGATCGTCGTCGGCATTGCCGGAGTGGTCGGCGTGCTGGTCTCGGTGCTCGCGATGTCGCGCGGCTTCCAGCACACGCTCGCATCCACCGGACGCAGCGACCGCGTGATCATGCTGCGCGCCGGCTCGGACGCCGAGATGTCGAGCGACATCACCCGCGAACAGGCCGTGCTGCTGTCGGCAATGCCGGGAATCCGCCAGACCGCGAGCGGCCGCCCGCTGTCGTCGGCCGAGTTGGTCCTGATGGTCGACCTTCCGCGCAAGGGCCAGTCCGATCCCAACAACGTTCCGGTGCGCGGCGTCGAGGGAACGGCGTTCGAGATCCGCAGCGAGATCGAGATCGTCGAAGGCCGGCGCTTCGAGCCGGGGCGCCGCGAGGTGATCGCCGGACAGAAAGCCGCCGGCGAGTTCGCCGGACTCGAGGTCGGAAGCCGCCTCAAGCTGCGCGACAGCGAGTGGACCGTGACGGGAATCTTCCGCACGGGCGGAGACGTGCACGAGACCGAGATCTGGGCCGACGCGGCCACCGCGATGTCGAACTTCCGGCGCCAGAGCTACCAGTCGCTGACTGCAAGGCTCGAATCGGAGTCTGCGTTCGACGATCTCGTGCGCGCGATCGGCGCCGATCCTCGATTCTCGATCAAGGTCCTGCGCGAGCCGCAGTACTACGCGAAGCAGTCGGAGCTGCTGTCGTCGCTGATCGACGTGCTCGGGTACATCGTCTCGTCGTTCATGGCGGTCGGTGCGACGTTCGGCGCACTCAACTGCATGTATTCCGCGGTCGCCAGCCGCCAGGTCGAGATCGCAACGCTGCGTGCGATCGGATTCGGCAGCACGCCGGTGGTCGTCTCGATCATGATCGAAGCGCTGCTGCTCGCGATGCTCGGCGGCGTGATCGGCGCCGCCGCAGCGTGGGTCTATTGCAACGGAGCGTCGCTGTCGACGCTCAACTTCAACACGTTCTCGCAGGTCGCATTCGATTTCCGCGTGAGTCCCGGGCTGATCGCCGAAGGCCTCGCATGGGCGCTCGCGATCGGGCTCGTCGGCGGTCTGTTTCCGGCGATCCGCGCGGCGCGCGCGCCGGTCGTGCAGGCGCTGCGCGCGTCCTGA
- a CDS encoding ABC transporter permease, whose amino-acid sequence MKYFPLLWAALFRRKTRTILTLLSVVIAFVLFGLLQAVQLAFEAGADTADARRLLTISRYSFIESLPQSYRGRIEQLRDVTEAVGCDWFGGKYQNQSNAFPVIAADPARYLDMYSEFVVPPAERERAIETRTGALAGKRLVERFGWKIGQKLPISSEIYPKKDGDMNWEFDLVGTIDADDPAVRGNTDMVLINAAYFDEARATGTGTTGWYTIRVSLSADPHAVAQEIDRMFQNSPHETRTQPEKEFALGFAKQIGDIGVLVRRILAAVFFTILLLTGNTMAQSLRERIPEMAVLKTLGFSDARVTALVLAEAGLLMLLGCSIGMSFAVGIMPALNSSTGGRFPPLFVSASTWLAAIAIASVLSVAIGLPPALRARRLKIVDALAGR is encoded by the coding sequence ATGAAGTACTTTCCGCTGCTGTGGGCGGCGCTGTTCCGCCGCAAGACGCGCACGATCCTGACGCTGCTGTCGGTCGTGATCGCGTTCGTGCTGTTCGGTCTGCTGCAGGCGGTCCAGCTTGCGTTCGAAGCCGGCGCGGACACCGCCGATGCGAGGCGGCTGCTGACGATCTCCCGGTATTCGTTCATCGAGTCTCTCCCGCAGTCGTATCGCGGCCGCATCGAGCAGCTGCGCGACGTCACCGAGGCGGTCGGCTGCGACTGGTTCGGCGGCAAGTACCAGAACCAGAGCAACGCGTTCCCGGTGATCGCCGCCGATCCGGCCCGCTACCTCGACATGTACTCGGAGTTCGTCGTGCCGCCGGCCGAGCGCGAGCGCGCCATCGAGACGCGAACCGGCGCGCTTGCCGGCAAGCGCCTCGTCGAGCGGTTCGGCTGGAAGATCGGCCAGAAGCTGCCGATCAGCTCGGAGATCTATCCGAAGAAAGACGGCGACATGAACTGGGAGTTCGACCTCGTCGGCACGATCGACGCCGACGACCCGGCGGTGCGCGGCAACACCGACATGGTGCTGATCAACGCGGCGTACTTTGACGAAGCGCGCGCGACGGGCACGGGAACCACAGGCTGGTACACGATCCGGGTGAGCCTGTCGGCCGATCCGCACGCCGTCGCGCAGGAGATCGACCGGATGTTCCAGAATTCGCCGCACGAGACGCGCACGCAGCCCGAAAAGGAATTCGCGCTCGGCTTCGCCAAGCAGATCGGCGACATCGGCGTGCTCGTGCGACGCATCCTTGCGGCCGTGTTCTTCACGATCCTGCTGCTGACCGGCAACACGATGGCGCAGTCGCTGCGCGAGCGGATTCCGGAGATGGCAGTACTGAAGACGCTCGGGTTCTCGGACGCGCGCGTGACCGCGCTGGTGCTGGCCGAAGCCGGGCTGCTGATGCTTCTCGGATGCTCGATCGGCATGAGCTTCGCGGTCGGGATCATGCCGGCGCTCAACAGCTCGACCGGCGGTCGCTTCCCGCCGCTGTTCGTCTCGGCGTCCACGTGGCTCGCCGCAATCGCCATCGCGAGCGTGCTGTCGGTCGCCATCGGGCTTCCTCCGGCGCTTCGCGCGCGGCGCCTGAAGATCGTCGACGCGCTCGCGGGCAGATGA
- a CDS encoding ABC transporter ATP-binding protein — protein MDANGHPRGTAADVLVEVRGLTKHYHRGGETIEVLHHVDLDIPRGDFVALMGPSGSGKTTLLNLIGGLDVPTEGVIVVGGQRIDRMTSGELARWRAQNVGFVFQFYNLLPALSAQRNVELPLLLTDLPAAERRERAFIALTLVGLENRAGHKPRELSGGQEQRVAIARALVSDPLLLVCDEPTGDLDRATADDILSLLQSLNRDHGKTIVMVTHDPKAADHARRIVHLDKGSMLDAHAAAISHPQ, from the coding sequence ATGGACGCGAACGGTCATCCGCGAGGCACCGCGGCGGACGTGCTCGTCGAGGTACGCGGCCTTACCAAGCACTACCACCGCGGCGGCGAGACGATCGAAGTGCTGCACCACGTCGACCTCGACATTCCGCGCGGAGACTTCGTTGCGCTGATGGGACCGTCGGGCTCCGGCAAGACGACGCTGCTCAACCTGATCGGAGGCCTCGACGTGCCGACCGAGGGCGTCATCGTTGTCGGCGGACAGAGGATCGACCGCATGACGAGCGGCGAGCTCGCGCGCTGGCGCGCGCAGAACGTCGGATTCGTCTTCCAGTTCTACAATCTGCTGCCGGCGCTGTCGGCGCAGCGCAACGTCGAACTGCCGCTGCTGCTGACCGACCTGCCGGCGGCCGAGCGTCGCGAACGCGCATTCATCGCGCTCACGCTCGTCGGCCTCGAAAACCGCGCCGGGCACAAGCCGCGCGAGCTTTCCGGCGGACAGGAGCAGCGCGTCGCGATTGCGCGTGCGCTCGTCTCGGATCCGCTGCTGCTGGTCTGCGACGAGCCGACCGGCGATCTCGACCGCGCCACGGCCGACGACATTCTTTCTCTGCTGCAGTCACTCAATCGCGACCACGGCAAGACCATCGTCATGGTTACGCACGACCCGAAGGCTGCCGACCACGCGCGCCGGATCGTCCATCTCGACAAGGGATCGATGCTCGACGCGCACGCGGCCGCAATCAGCCATCCGCAATGA
- a CDS encoding efflux RND transporter periplasmic adaptor subunit, with protein MDRLRLDRDRSSGRSAPASSRRRLLAAAAVLVAGGGLLWFFTGVKERPVVRTAVARAAAEVAGDTSVLDASGYVVARLEATVSSKITGKVVEVLIEEGMRVEAGAVLARLDDAEAKAQLSLAKAQLEAARTEVDVLRADLAQSERDYARQESLAREKVAAMQDMERARAARDTLRARLANAVQQIQVAEQSVDVAQVQLDNTVVRAPFSGVVVETAAMPGEMISPISAGGGFTRTGIGTIVDMNSLEIEVDVNESFIGRVTAGQPVEATLNAYPDWKIPGKVIAVIPTADRSKATIKVRVAILVKDPRIVPEMGVRVAFLGADREAIARGVWIPNEAVLSEGGSSAVLVYDNGTVRRRPVTLGESAQNDRQVLSGVAAGERVVVSPGEGIGDGSAVRLSEPG; from the coding sequence GTGGACAGGCTCCGACTCGACCGCGACCGCTCGAGCGGTCGCTCCGCACCCGCGTCGTCGCGGCGCAGGCTTCTCGCAGCCGCCGCGGTTCTCGTCGCTGGCGGCGGGCTCCTCTGGTTTTTCACCGGCGTCAAGGAACGGCCGGTCGTCCGGACCGCCGTTGCGCGCGCCGCCGCCGAAGTTGCGGGCGACACCTCGGTGCTCGACGCCAGCGGTTACGTCGTCGCGCGGCTCGAGGCGACCGTCTCCTCCAAGATTACCGGCAAGGTCGTCGAGGTCCTGATCGAGGAAGGCATGCGCGTCGAAGCCGGCGCCGTGCTGGCCCGGCTCGACGACGCGGAAGCCAAAGCCCAGCTCAGCCTCGCGAAGGCCCAGCTCGAGGCCGCCCGCACCGAGGTCGACGTGCTTCGCGCCGACCTCGCGCAGTCCGAGCGCGACTATGCGCGCCAGGAGTCGCTGGCGCGCGAGAAAGTCGCTGCGATGCAGGACATGGAACGGGCGCGCGCGGCCCGCGATACGCTGCGGGCGCGCCTCGCCAATGCCGTGCAGCAGATCCAGGTCGCCGAGCAGTCCGTCGACGTCGCGCAGGTCCAGCTCGACAATACGGTAGTTCGCGCGCCGTTCTCCGGTGTCGTCGTCGAGACGGCGGCGATGCCCGGCGAGATGATCTCGCCGATTTCCGCCGGCGGCGGCTTCACGCGCACCGGCATCGGCACGATCGTCGACATGAATTCGCTCGAGATCGAAGTCGACGTCAACGAATCGTTCATCGGCCGCGTCACGGCGGGGCAGCCGGTCGAGGCCACGCTCAACGCGTATCCGGACTGGAAGATCCCGGGCAAAGTGATCGCGGTGATTCCGACCGCCGACCGCAGCAAGGCCACGATCAAGGTGCGCGTCGCGATCCTGGTGAAAGATCCGCGCATCGTCCCGGAGATGGGCGTGCGCGTCGCGTTCCTCGGCGCCGACCGCGAAGCCATCGCGCGCGGCGTATGGATCCCGAACGAGGCCGTGCTGTCGGAAGGCGGCTCCTCAGCGGTGCTCGTCTACGACAATGGAACCGTACGGCGACGTCCGGTCACGCTCGGCGAGAGCGCACAGAACGATCGCCAGGTGCTGAGCGGCGTCGCCGCCGGCGAGCGCGTCGTCGTCTCTCCCGGCGAGGGAATCGGCGACGGAAGCGCGGTGCGGCTGTCGGAACCGGGCTGA